A genomic stretch from uncultured Pseudodesulfovibrio sp. includes:
- a CDS encoding ion channel, producing MQTLLTMFGSFSGWYRTPFGKLTLLILVMLTGSTVGFWFFERYPNGEIHDFFGALWWAVVTLTTVGYGDMVPGTVGGKIMGVFVMVCGIGLVSALTGNLASMLVEQKAKKRKGLLKVNLTNHVIIIGWNDFGMELITALRDNGVLGSKDGGGSDLVLVNALTQDERETLALQLGMGDRLHFVWGAITQESVLHKSQPDQARIIYMLSEHRKQNPKEADQQTLYCALAIREMAPQVPLYGEVALPENRKHLLRAGVNEILIHGQLTSMVLGLMGNNPSMWTFIQELLGMHGNPLLGVENLSTEDKSLTWGQLMTLFRSKGLLPLAICQISKNISLNDILDDTLALDKFILELFESSGQETGIGNSGPRVVANPPDSIFLTDYDAVLFLKPGDCK from the coding sequence TTGCAGACACTCTTGACCATGTTCGGATCGTTCTCCGGGTGGTATCGCACACCATTCGGAAAGCTCACCCTGCTCATCCTTGTCATGCTGACCGGCAGCACCGTAGGATTCTGGTTTTTTGAGCGTTATCCCAACGGAGAAATTCACGACTTCTTCGGAGCGCTCTGGTGGGCTGTGGTCACTCTGACCACCGTAGGATACGGAGACATGGTGCCCGGCACCGTGGGCGGTAAAATCATGGGTGTCTTCGTGATGGTCTGCGGTATCGGGCTGGTTTCCGCCCTGACCGGCAATCTGGCCTCCATGCTCGTGGAGCAAAAGGCCAAAAAACGAAAGGGGCTGCTCAAGGTGAACCTGACAAACCACGTCATCATCATTGGCTGGAACGACTTCGGAATGGAACTGATCACGGCATTACGTGACAATGGCGTTCTTGGCTCAAAAGATGGCGGCGGCTCGGATCTCGTACTGGTCAATGCGCTGACACAGGACGAACGGGAAACCCTGGCCTTGCAGCTGGGCATGGGTGACAGGCTCCATTTCGTATGGGGGGCCATCACTCAGGAAAGCGTACTCCACAAATCCCAGCCTGATCAGGCCCGGATCATCTACATGCTTTCCGAGCACCGGAAACAAAACCCCAAGGAAGCAGACCAACAAACACTCTATTGTGCCTTAGCCATTAGGGAAATGGCTCCCCAGGTTCCGCTATACGGCGAGGTTGCACTGCCGGAAAACCGCAAGCACCTTTTGCGGGCAGGCGTCAACGAAATCCTGATCCATGGACAACTCACCAGCATGGTCCTCGGCCTCATGGGAAACAATCCCTCCATGTGGACTTTCATCCAGGAACTTCTCGGCATGCACGGCAACCCCCTCCTCGGTGTCGAAAATCTGAGCACGGAAGACAAGTCCCTGACCTGGGGCCAACTCATGACCCTCTTCAGGAGCAAAGGCTTACTCCCTCTGGCAATATGTCAGATATCCAAAAACATCTCGCTCAACGACATACTCGACGACACCCTGGCTCTGGACAAATTCATTTTGGAACTCTTTGAATCATCGGGGCAGGAAACCGGAATCGGCAATTCAGGCCCCCGAGTCGTGGCCAATCCACCGGATTCAATATTTCTCACCGATTATGATGCCGTTCTGTTCCTCAAGCCGGGAGACTGCAAATGA
- a CDS encoding cyclic nucleotide-binding domain-containing protein → MNIEHVDWPAITLFKTFPSAALEKIKPLFDVRSYEAGENLITEGDVGDEMFILIRGRVRITKSMFLKGMNMPILEVDNPRKVLATMDETEYPLFGEIALIDTDTRSATIQTLDQSHFLVTDRQKFFDFLDREPAIGNKLFMTLAKRMTATIRKNNTELVKLSTALALALSRFKTSP, encoded by the coding sequence ATGAACATCGAACACGTTGACTGGCCTGCCATCACCCTGTTCAAGACGTTCCCGTCTGCAGCCCTGGAGAAAATAAAGCCTCTCTTCGATGTTCGGTCATACGAAGCCGGTGAAAATCTGATTACTGAAGGAGACGTGGGTGACGAAATGTTCATCCTCATCCGGGGACGTGTGCGCATTACCAAATCGATGTTCCTCAAGGGGATGAATATGCCTATTCTTGAAGTGGACAACCCCCGCAAGGTACTCGCCACAATGGATGAGACGGAATACCCCCTCTTCGGTGAAATAGCGCTCATCGACACAGACACCCGGTCCGCGACCATCCAGACTCTGGATCAGTCCCATTTCCTTGTCACTGACCGCCAGAAATTCTTCGATTTTCTCGACAGGGAACCGGCTATTGGCAACAAGCTCTTCATGACCCTGGCCAAGCGCATGACTGCCACCATCCGCAAAAACAATACGGAACTCGTCAAGCTCTCCACGGCACTGGCGCTGGCACTCAGCCGATTCAAGACCTCCCCCTGA
- a CDS encoding SPOR domain-containing protein produces MKKSILILSILTVSTLLLSGCFRKHIESAPPAKQPARQATTAPTTAPTPAPVKVDEQSGIIEETYIVDAPAEAAVQPADIDEGNLAEEPLPQTKSAQDKPGTVESQTAEKQVVAEEITITEEVVVTEELTSSTQAEAGMYYIQIGAFSDLENANKALARVLSDGYKDSVLSKTDTGLYRVQAGSFPDEASAGNALATLKADYPEGFVFKKSTDNQ; encoded by the coding sequence ATGAAAAAAAGCATATTGATCCTGAGTATTTTGACTGTTTCCACTCTGCTGCTCAGCGGCTGTTTCCGCAAGCACATTGAATCCGCACCTCCGGCCAAACAACCGGCGCGACAGGCAACGACAGCACCTACCACGGCACCGACACCGGCCCCAGTCAAGGTCGATGAGCAATCTGGAATCATTGAAGAAACATACATTGTTGATGCTCCGGCAGAAGCCGCAGTTCAGCCCGCTGACATAGACGAAGGCAATCTGGCTGAAGAACCGCTGCCCCAGACCAAGTCCGCGCAAGATAAGCCCGGGACCGTTGAAAGTCAGACCGCTGAAAAACAGGTCGTGGCCGAAGAGATTACCATCACAGAGGAAGTGGTTGTCACAGAAGAACTGACATCCTCGACTCAGGCCGAAGCTGGAATGTACTACATACAGATCGGTGCATTTTCCGACCTTGAAAACGCAAACAAAGCCCTCGCACGCGTCCTTTCAGACGGGTACAAGGACTCTGTATTGTCCAAAACGGATACGGGGTTGTACCGCGTTCAGGCTGGCTCATTCCCGGATGAAGCTTCGGCCGGAAACGCGCTTGCCACGCTCAAGGCGGACTACCCCGAAGGGTTCGTATTCAAAAAGTCAACCGACAATCAATAG
- a CDS encoding integration host factor subunit alpha: MGTLTKAGIVDYIYERTDKNRAEIKDLVESILEIMKTAVKKDHALLISGFGKFEAYDKRARKGRNPQTTQTITLPPRKVVVFRLSRKFRAELNR, encoded by the coding sequence ATGGGCACCCTCACCAAAGCTGGTATCGTAGATTACATCTATGAACGCACTGACAAGAATCGCGCTGAAATCAAGGACCTGGTTGAATCCATTCTTGAGATCATGAAGACAGCCGTCAAGAAGGACCACGCTCTTCTGATCAGCGGCTTCGGCAAGTTTGAAGCGTACGACAAGCGGGCACGCAAGGGGCGCAATCCCCAGACCACCCAGACGATTACACTGCCGCCGCGCAAAGTGGTTGTCTTCAGGTTGTCCCGCAAGTTCCGCGCAGAACTGAATCGCTAG
- a CDS encoding HIT family protein — protein sequence MAHVDSDCIFCKIVAGEIPCAKVFESDTCLAFLDIAPVNAGHALVLPKGHYPTLMDIPVELGSDLLQALSAVGKAVMEATGADGLNLMQNNYEAAGQLVHHAHYHLIPRFSDDGLRLWEQTPYKDPDEMKRLAAEIVKIVK from the coding sequence ATGGCTCACGTGGATTCTGACTGTATTTTTTGTAAGATCGTGGCAGGAGAAATACCCTGCGCCAAGGTGTTTGAGTCGGACACCTGTTTGGCCTTTCTGGACATCGCACCTGTGAACGCGGGGCACGCTCTGGTGCTACCCAAGGGGCATTACCCCACGCTCATGGACATTCCCGTCGAATTGGGAAGCGATTTGCTCCAGGCTTTGTCCGCAGTGGGCAAAGCAGTCATGGAGGCAACAGGAGCCGACGGCCTGAACCTTATGCAGAATAATTACGAAGCTGCCGGACAGTTGGTGCATCATGCACATTATCATCTCATTCCGAGATTCTCGGACGACGGACTGCGTCTTTGGGAGCAGACCCCGTATAAAGATCCTGACGAGATGAAGCGGCTTGCGGCTGAAATCGTGAAAATCGTGAAGTAA
- a CDS encoding acetyltransferase, whose translation MKILIIGGGGHARMVASILTSMEDMQPLGYVTDDKKVGTVGPLGLPVLGGDECVSSVEHDGVIVAVGDNQTRQRLFDQLVAFGESLVSAVHPSAIIAADVEIGNGCVVCPGVILNTGAVVGENTILNSGCVVEHECSIGSHVHVAPGAKLAGRVIVESGACVGIGACILQCLTVGSNSVVGAGAVVIDDVVPNAVVFGVPAREKKTDKLHF comes from the coding sequence ATGAAGATATTGATTATTGGTGGTGGCGGTCACGCCCGTATGGTGGCGTCAATTTTGACGTCAATGGAAGATATGCAGCCGCTTGGGTATGTGACCGACGACAAAAAGGTCGGAACTGTCGGTCCTCTTGGGCTGCCTGTGCTGGGCGGAGACGAATGTGTTTCCTCCGTGGAGCACGACGGGGTGATAGTGGCTGTCGGCGACAATCAGACCCGGCAGCGGCTTTTCGATCAATTGGTTGCTTTCGGTGAATCGCTGGTGAGCGCGGTGCATCCAAGCGCGATAATTGCTGCTGATGTGGAGATCGGGAACGGATGCGTTGTCTGTCCCGGCGTTATCCTGAATACCGGCGCTGTTGTCGGCGAAAACACCATTCTCAACTCCGGCTGCGTGGTTGAGCATGAGTGCTCTATCGGATCGCACGTTCATGTGGCGCCCGGTGCGAAACTGGCTGGTCGCGTTATCGTGGAGAGTGGTGCATGTGTAGGCATCGGCGCGTGCATTCTCCAATGTTTGACTGTCGGTTCGAATAGTGTGGTTGGAGCAGGGGCCGTGGTTATTGATGACGTTGTTCCCAATGCCGTCGTCTTCGGTGTTCCCGCACGGGAAAAAAAGACTGATAAACTCCATTTTTAG
- a CDS encoding ACP S-malonyltransferase translates to MTTIGVLFPGQGSQEKGMGQDVAASDSAALDLWKLAEKESGLPLREIYWDGEAADMADTRALQPALTVVNLSLWLTVKNKLSPAATAGHSLGEFAALGAAGILNMEDCIKAVTLRGRLMAESGGTGHGMAAVVKLPQDAVEEIVATAAKTSGKELRIANYNTPAQFVISGEQEALDAAEALVKEAKGRAIRLAVSGAFHSPLIQEAADEFATFLKTLTWNAPAFPVYHNATALPEPDPEQILTTMQNQMTSSVLWIQTMQTMWATGIREFVEVGPKGVLFKMLKANLGSMEEKWSGLNIGNLEQAQEL, encoded by the coding sequence ATGACCACAATCGGCGTACTCTTTCCGGGACAGGGTTCTCAGGAAAAAGGCATGGGCCAGGACGTTGCCGCAAGCGACAGCGCGGCTCTGGACCTCTGGAAACTGGCAGAAAAGGAATCCGGCCTGCCTCTTCGTGAAATATACTGGGATGGCGAAGCCGCCGACATGGCCGACACTCGGGCGTTGCAGCCCGCCCTGACTGTGGTCAACCTGTCCTTGTGGCTGACTGTGAAAAACAAACTTTCTCCCGCAGCAACAGCAGGCCACAGCCTGGGTGAATTTGCAGCACTCGGCGCGGCTGGCATCCTGAACATGGAGGACTGTATCAAGGCTGTTACCCTGCGCGGACGCCTCATGGCCGAATCCGGTGGCACCGGACACGGCATGGCCGCCGTGGTCAAGCTCCCGCAGGACGCGGTTGAAGAGATCGTGGCCACAGCAGCCAAGACCTCGGGCAAGGAACTGCGAATCGCCAACTACAACACCCCAGCCCAGTTCGTCATCAGTGGCGAACAGGAGGCACTCGATGCCGCTGAAGCATTGGTCAAGGAAGCCAAGGGACGCGCCATCCGGCTGGCCGTATCCGGCGCTTTTCACAGCCCGCTCATTCAGGAAGCCGCCGACGAATTCGCCACGTTCCTCAAGACGCTGACCTGGAACGCTCCTGCCTTCCCGGTATACCACAATGCAACGGCCCTGCCCGAGCCCGATCCGGAACAGATCCTGACCACCATGCAGAATCAGATGACCTCCAGCGTGCTCTGGATTCAAACCATGCAGACCATGTGGGCAACCGGCATACGCGAATTCGTTGAAGTCGGCCCCAAGGGTGTGCTTTTCAAGATGCTCAAGGCCAACCTTGGCTCCATGGAAGAAAAATGGTCCGGGCTGAACATCGGTAACCTGGAACAGGCCCAAGAACTGTAA
- the aroE gene encoding shikimate dehydrogenase, translating into MFKSYGIIGWPLGHTMSPTLHNWGFGELGVDASYAAWPVSSGDLSSFMGQVRARPISGLSVTIPHKQAVMEHLDTISDRAAQVGAVNTLYWDGDTLCGENTDVIGFIAPLRSMAPLPDSALVLGAGGAARAAIVGLKELGVRRIGVSNRTRTKATFLAEEFGVNCIDWEKRMETPWTLVCNTTPLGMSGELEHLSPWDADRFTPGMTAYDIVYNPLETRFLHDADNAHCKTISGLEMFLHQGLAQFHLWTGLDMDEAGARQILLKALNS; encoded by the coding sequence ATGTTCAAAAGCTACGGCATCATAGGCTGGCCTTTGGGCCATACCATGAGTCCAACCCTGCACAATTGGGGATTTGGTGAACTGGGCGTTGATGCCAGCTACGCGGCATGGCCCGTTTCGTCAGGCGACCTTTCCTCTTTCATGGGACAGGTCCGCGCCCGTCCCATCTCAGGTCTGAGCGTGACCATCCCACACAAACAAGCCGTCATGGAACACTTGGACACAATTTCCGACAGGGCGGCACAGGTTGGCGCGGTCAACACGCTATACTGGGACGGCGACACCCTGTGTGGCGAAAACACGGACGTCATCGGATTCATCGCGCCGCTTCGTTCAATGGCTCCACTTCCCGACTCAGCCCTTGTGCTGGGCGCTGGAGGTGCGGCCAGAGCGGCTATCGTCGGCCTGAAGGAACTAGGCGTCAGGCGCATCGGCGTGAGCAACCGAACCCGCACCAAGGCCACATTTCTGGCTGAAGAATTTGGCGTGAACTGCATCGACTGGGAAAAGCGCATGGAGACCCCGTGGACTCTGGTCTGCAACACCACGCCGCTGGGTATGTCGGGCGAACTCGAACATCTCTCGCCATGGGACGCCGACAGGTTCACACCGGGTATGACCGCTTATGACATCGTGTATAATCCACTGGAAACCCGCTTCCTCCACGATGCCGACAACGCACACTGCAAGACCATATCCGGCCTGGAGATGTTTCTCCATCAGGGGTTGGCCCAGTTCCATCTCTGGACCGGGCTGGACATGGACGAGGCAGGAGCCAGACAAATACTGCTCAAAGCCCTGAACAGTTGA
- a CDS encoding peptidylprolyl isomerase produces MNIARSILLSVVTVCMLFAAIVVFPSSATAAGPNPVVVMETTAGRIIIMLYPKDAPKTVANFLKYVDSGFYDKTFFHRVIRQRKPPKGTDDTSMNIVQGGGYTYPINRKKTLPPIANEAATGLLNQKGTIAMARADAPNSTTSEFFFNVEDNPVLDYKQTAKQVGTGSYTGSTTMGYCAFGKVIRGMDVVNKIHESKTARSGRMDDVPVEPVFIKKAFQPK; encoded by the coding sequence ATGAATATCGCACGAAGCATCCTTCTGTCAGTCGTCACGGTCTGCATGCTGTTTGCAGCCATTGTCGTATTTCCGTCCAGCGCAACTGCCGCCGGTCCGAACCCGGTAGTCGTCATGGAAACAACCGCGGGACGTATCATTATCATGCTCTACCCCAAGGACGCGCCAAAAACCGTAGCCAACTTCCTCAAATACGTGGATTCCGGATTCTACGACAAGACGTTCTTCCACAGGGTCATCCGTCAGCGCAAGCCCCCCAAAGGAACAGACGACACCAGCATGAATATTGTTCAAGGTGGCGGGTACACATACCCCATCAACAGGAAGAAAACCCTGCCTCCCATTGCCAACGAGGCCGCCACAGGCCTGTTGAACCAAAAAGGCACCATCGCCATGGCTCGAGCCGATGCCCCCAACTCCACGACGAGTGAGTTTTTCTTCAACGTGGAGGACAATCCGGTCCTCGACTACAAACAGACCGCAAAACAGGTGGGAACCGGTAGTTACACCGGCAGCACCACCATGGGCTATTGCGCTTTCGGCAAGGTCATCAGAGGCATGGATGTGGTCAACAAAATCCACGAGTCAAAGACAGCCCGCTCCGGCAGGATGGACGATGTCCCGGTCGAACCTGTCTTCATCAAAAAGGCCTTCCAGCCAAAATAA
- a CDS encoding chemotaxis protein CheD, with the protein MSTIVVGLSDMRISVVPEDVLVTYSLGSCIGVSAYDPKARIGGLIHCLLPLPGEAPDGERDNPFKFVTTGIPVMVRRLVKAGADQRRLVFKGAGGASIRSQYHVPIGAENAKALRGVLAYNNARLTAEEFGGTIPRTMFLYLDTGRVVIRTKGVPHDLV; encoded by the coding sequence ATGAGTACCATTGTCGTCGGTTTGTCGGATATGCGAATTTCAGTCGTCCCTGAAGATGTACTGGTCACCTATTCCCTTGGGTCCTGTATTGGGGTCTCGGCGTATGACCCGAAGGCGCGAATCGGCGGTCTGATCCACTGTCTGCTGCCTTTGCCGGGCGAGGCTCCGGACGGTGAAAGAGATAATCCGTTCAAGTTCGTCACAACCGGTATCCCCGTGATGGTGCGTCGTTTGGTCAAGGCCGGAGCCGACCAGCGTCGTCTGGTGTTCAAGGGGGCGGGTGGGGCCAGTATTCGCAGTCAGTATCATGTCCCTATCGGTGCGGAAAATGCCAAGGCATTGCGGGGAGTGCTTGCATACAATAATGCTCGCCTGACCGCTGAAGAATTCGGAGGAACCATTCCCCGAACCATGTTTTTGTATCTAGACACGGGGCGCGTTGTTATCCGCACCAAAGGTGTGCCGCACGACCTCGTCTAG
- a CDS encoding metallophosphoesterase family protein, whose translation MHREPLAVLADIHGNSLALEAVIAHARARGIKRFCNLGDTFYGPLDPAGTWAVLKKLNMPTILGNQDRILLEGESNRSTTPTFERTLQGIGTDGLEWLRTLPATLRPESDVLLCHGTPKDDTTYLIEDVTTGLPAMRDCTTLLGHLMPEATGCTLVLAGHSHHAGLVMCDDITIVNPGSVGLPAYDDDAPPHTMSSGSPHARYAILTMNTSGWEAEFITVEYDWKAAAILAKRNGRADWAGWITTGLA comes from the coding sequence ATGCACAGAGAACCCTTGGCCGTTCTGGCTGACATTCACGGCAACAGTCTTGCTCTCGAAGCAGTGATTGCCCATGCCCGGGCGCGCGGCATCAAACGATTTTGCAACCTTGGTGACACCTTCTACGGACCATTGGACCCAGCGGGGACATGGGCCGTCCTGAAAAAACTGAACATGCCGACCATCCTCGGCAATCAGGACCGTATTCTCCTTGAAGGCGAATCGAACCGGAGCACTACACCGACCTTCGAACGGACCCTGCAAGGTATAGGCACAGACGGTCTGGAATGGCTGAGAACTCTTCCCGCCACGCTACGGCCCGAATCGGACGTTCTGCTCTGCCACGGTACTCCCAAAGATGACACAACCTATCTCATCGAGGATGTCACCACAGGCCTGCCTGCCATGCGGGACTGTACCACTCTCCTTGGTCATCTGATGCCTGAAGCGACTGGATGTACTCTGGTCCTGGCCGGACACTCTCATCACGCAGGATTGGTCATGTGTGACGACATAACCATCGTCAACCCAGGCAGCGTCGGGCTTCCCGCCTATGACGACGATGCCCCACCACACACAATGTCCAGCGGGTCACCCCATGCGCGATATGCAATTCTCACCATGAACACTTCCGGCTGGGAGGCCGAATTCATAACGGTTGAGTATGACTGGAAGGCCGCCGCAATACTGGCAAAAAGAAACGGCAGGGCCGACTGGGCCGGTTGGATCACCACTGGACTTGCCTGA
- a CDS encoding N-acetylmuramoyl-L-alanine amidase has translation MKKHYAAKSHILPVLAAFVLAVTFLCPSTGIAASAKSYFTVGHSEFHALTQNSKRAKYRSNWEKVEKHFSRCLKADPNGPYAPKALYYIGRVHEELGIQSGLKSDFRRSVDYFGRVLARYPRHGWADDCLYRRAGVYAKRLNEITNARLDLATIIVDYPRSDMQVKAKTALRKLGKYDWAIAKVSGGSSTGNGALDTVAAKATAKKPATKSKPTVKAASSNSKDPSGKAHLNVVRYTSSNEYTRVVLELDDQAKYRYQVLQPNPAVNRPHRLYIDINNSRLGHDVTASTTVSDGILRSIRTGQYNKDTTRVVLDFLDLQDYKVFPLQNPYRIVIDVYAPDAKTLAAQKAAATAHKTTANSKYRPPNGSKKMAGDLLEQLGLTVKTIMIDPGHGGKDPGAVSNGLREKDINLRFAKVLGKKLEGKGFHIEYTRTTDVFIALEKRTAIANVKKADLFLSIHCNANRSRKISGLETYSLNLAKSKDAVRIAARENAVDPRSISDLQFILTDLMVNSKIKESRDLASDVQSKTIKQVRRKYTVKNMGTREAPFYVLMGAKMPSVLVELGYITNKTEAGRLKSDKYLEYLANGIVEGILAYKGKIERYASL, from the coding sequence ATGAAGAAGCACTACGCTGCAAAATCACATATTCTCCCCGTCCTGGCGGCCTTTGTCCTTGCGGTCACTTTTCTGTGTCCGAGCACGGGGATTGCCGCTTCGGCCAAATCCTACTTCACTGTCGGGCATTCCGAATTCCACGCACTCACCCAAAATAGCAAGCGGGCCAAATACCGTTCCAACTGGGAAAAGGTGGAAAAGCACTTTTCCCGTTGTCTCAAAGCGGACCCCAACGGGCCGTATGCTCCCAAGGCGCTGTACTATATCGGTCGCGTCCACGAGGAACTCGGCATACAAAGTGGCCTGAAGTCCGACTTCCGCAGGTCCGTGGATTACTTCGGACGGGTGCTTGCCCGTTATCCACGCCACGGCTGGGCTGATGACTGCCTCTATCGACGGGCTGGTGTCTATGCAAAAAGGCTGAATGAAATAACCAACGCCCGCCTGGATCTGGCGACCATAATTGTCGATTATCCCCGTTCAGACATGCAGGTCAAAGCCAAGACAGCTCTCAGGAAACTTGGCAAATACGACTGGGCCATTGCCAAAGTTTCGGGAGGCTCATCCACCGGCAACGGGGCTTTGGACACGGTGGCTGCAAAGGCGACTGCCAAGAAGCCTGCCACCAAGAGCAAGCCCACGGTCAAAGCGGCCAGCAGTAATTCAAAAGATCCGTCCGGCAAAGCACATCTCAACGTAGTGCGGTATACATCCAGTAACGAATACACCCGTGTGGTCCTGGAATTGGACGATCAGGCCAAGTACCGATATCAGGTGCTCCAGCCCAACCCGGCAGTAAACCGGCCACACAGGCTCTACATCGATATTAACAATTCACGTCTGGGGCACGACGTAACAGCGTCCACAACGGTATCAGACGGCATTCTGCGTTCCATCCGAACCGGACAATACAACAAGGACACGACCCGCGTCGTTCTCGATTTTCTGGACCTGCAGGACTACAAAGTCTTTCCACTTCAAAACCCGTACCGCATAGTTATTGACGTCTATGCGCCGGACGCGAAGACGCTTGCCGCTCAGAAAGCTGCTGCCACAGCCCATAAGACCACGGCCAATTCCAAATACCGTCCGCCCAACGGCAGCAAGAAAATGGCCGGAGATCTTCTTGAACAACTGGGACTGACCGTCAAGACCATCATGATTGACCCTGGTCATGGAGGCAAAGATCCCGGCGCAGTATCCAATGGATTACGCGAAAAAGACATCAACCTCCGCTTTGCCAAGGTTCTTGGCAAGAAACTTGAGGGCAAGGGTTTCCACATTGAATACACCCGAACCACCGATGTGTTCATCGCTCTGGAGAAAAGGACAGCCATAGCCAACGTCAAAAAGGCGGACCTGTTTTTGTCCATCCATTGCAACGCCAACCGAAGCCGCAAGATCAGCGGGTTGGAAACGTACAGTCTGAACCTTGCAAAATCCAAGGACGCTGTTCGCATTGCCGCGCGTGAAAACGCCGTGGACCCACGTTCCATATCAGACCTCCAGTTCATCCTGACTGACCTCATGGTCAATTCCAAAATCAAGGAATCCAGAGACCTGGCTTCTGATGTGCAGTCCAAGACAATCAAGCAGGTTCGCAGGAAATACACTGTCAAAAACATGGGCACTCGCGAAGCTCCGTTCTATGTCTTGATGGGGGCGAAGATGCCCTCCGTGCTGGTTGAGCTGGGGTATATCACGAACAAGACCGAGGCAGGCCGACTCAAATCGGACAAGTATCTTGAGTATCTCGCGAACGGCATTGTTGAAGGGATATTGGCCTACAAAGGAAAGATCGAACGATACGCCTCTCTGTAA